In Babesia microti strain RI chromosome IV, complete genome, the sequence TAATAGTTAACATAGATACGAAAATGAACTCAAACATCGCAATGACAACTACTCTGGCCATTTGCAAACGTCGCAGCCAGAACCTGAAACAATAGAATCCATGATGGAAGAGGATGTTGTTGATTGGCCAAAGCCAGTGTTTAGAAAGGCAAATTTATCCCTTTGGTTTAAGAATAAACAGGTAATTTATAGCGTCTGATATAGGGTATcacattaattatttaggatCGCCGTACAGTGCTTATAAGAACCTACATGGCACATGGGAAGTAGGTCAATACCAATACTCCTTTGATAGGTAACGTACTAGTACTATCAACTATCCATATCCACAAAtgtcattttcaaaaacCATGCATTTATAACccatatacatttattaaattgcATTCAAAtctaaatattgtatattttaacatataaatacgTGTAAgtaaaatatgatattgcTAATATAGAATCCAATCAGATCCTTTCGCCCCTCCTTCAAATCTACGAATAAGACTACCACAGGATATAGCCCAATTTCCTCCAGAATTTTACAGTACAAGAATACATAATATTGCATTATGTGACTACATAGCTAGGAAAGcttttgaaattttggatcCAGCACACAAAATACACATAGTAAAGCCTACCCAATTGGTACTAGAAAGGTCAAGTGTCGTgattaataacaattttgttgaatTGAGACtatttgccaatttgcCGGTAAGTtggcaatttatttagtcGCATGGTAGGAGAATATCTGGAAAACATGCTTCTGTCGTGTATTGCCAAACTTTGCCTAAGGTATTGAACAAAATCCTCAAATTCGAACACCACAACTACAATGATATCAAGACACACGTGGCGTGCATTCAGGATCAAGAGTTCCTTAGAGGcaaattggatgatttgGGGCTTGTTGCGTTTGTGAAAGATGGTTCAATTCTTCCTCGGATCTCTGGTTCATCAGACGAGCCACTCATAGCAGATACGTTACCATTTGTGTCCCCAGAATCGCTACGAGTTGAGATAGATTTACCAAATGCCGGAAAAAGTAAGTCTGGATTCAAATAGTAATAGGGATGGGGTTAAAAAAGGGTGTAACTATTATAGTAGGTGGTGGTTATCATGGGAAAACCACCCTTTTAGAGGCGTTGCAAATGGGAGTTTACAACAAGGTTCCTGGAGATGGCAGAGAATACACAGTAATAAGTCCCAAAGCAGTTAAGGTAGGAATTAAaggatgaaaatttttttttaataatttaataaatatttttatacaaaatattatctaGATACGATCTCAAGATGGCAGGCCTGTAACACGGTGCAACATGTCTATATTCATTGATAACTTGCCAAACGGAAAGGTTGGATCTGATTTTTCCACAAAAGATGCATCTGGTTCTACTTCCCAAGCCGCTTCTATAATGGAATCCATCGAACTAGGTGCTGATACCCTACTTTTGGATGAAGATATTTCTGCGTCTAATTTGCTATACCGCGATGATATAATGGAAAAATTAGTCAGTATGCCACTCAAATTATATAGCTTCTGAGCCAATAacacaatatattaacaCAATAAGACCTTTTTATGAGAATTTGGGGGTGTCAACTATACTAATTTCTGGGTCTTGTGGACGATTTCTGCAAAAGGCACACACCATAATTCAGATGGAAAACTATAAGCCCATAGATCTTACATCCAAAGTTAAAAATTCACTATTAGATAGTATAATTCCAGTGAAAGATGTAGAGTTGTCACAGCCAACATCACAGAGGACAATATCTCCTGGTGATGCTAAAAATTACGTAGAATCATTCATTCGCTGTAGAAAGATTAGACACGTTGGGAAGGATATAATTACTCACAACGAAGATATAAACCTTATTGATTTGGAACAGTTGTGTGAGTGGACCCAAACCAACACCATCACTAACATAATCATCAATCTGGAACAATACTACAAACGAGAACTCAAGTAATTCGGCCATTAAGTAGATTAAAGGATTTGCTTGAAAACATATACAAAGTTCTGGAGGGAGATACCAAGGCTTTAGACCTTGAAACTGGCCTTTGTGGACTCGATAAATTTACTGGTTTCAAAACCTTCCCAGTGGTGAGttataacaattatctAGGGTGATATGACTATGCCACGATTATTTGAGGTGGGAGCTGCAATAAATCGCATGAGGTCTTTAGTGGTCTCTaaaatagataataatgaagtaaattaaatgtttgtagataatcaattttaaatgctAACACGCTTGTTTGACACTTTGATATTGCATATTAAGTATTAGCATGGTCCTAGTCTTTGTTATGTTACTTCATAATTtcattagtaattttttatgaaaaataGAAATGTGCATAAGCcgtatatcaaataatacattagaattttattaactatatttgttaaaagCCACTACTCATGAAATCTTAAAGCATGAGACCGAAATCAAACTAATTACTGCGTTCTACATTTGAAATGTGAATGCCTtttttatcacataaatcGGCATGACCCATTCACTAACGCatgatgatgaaaattCACACACGTTTCAGCTTGTTTAGACTAATAAAGTTTTCAAAATACTTCcatcattaaataataataatgtgaAACTCGATTGTAATTACGCGTAAAAGTTGtatagataattatttttccCGAAAAGTCATAACCCATCATCACTTGTAGTATGAGGAACTAAATCTAGGGTATGATATGATATGTATTCGGTGTGGCAACGGCTGATAGCTGTTAAGTCTATACAACTTAGAAATCTTTCAAAACATAACAAATACTCTACACTAACTAATACAGTACAAATTGATCTGCACCCTCTCATAGCTTTGGGCTTACTCAAAAAAAGGGGTATTACTCAGCTAACCGAACTCCAACGAGATACCTACATATCAATCGCTTCTGGAATGGACGTAAGAATAAATGCAGAGACTGGTTAGTTTTATGACATTTAGGATGTGGAAAGACTTTTGCTTACTTATTGCCCATAGTGAACAATTTGTACATAGCCCATGATATCTATGAAAATCTAATACTGGAGAATGATGTCAAACAATCGATTGAATTATTGCCCAACGAAAATTTTGGTACAGAACATCAACTTATGGGAAATCACACATTTAAACGGGATCCAAACGACGACTTCAA encodes:
- a CDS encoding Uncharacterized protein MJ1628 (overlaps_old_locusTagID:BBM_III06175), with product MWLGLALLFTKVYTFNPFSSSRSSQSLNTLSDYIASRKNPHIPPEQIKFPSTKLGIKAMQRWGRRYENELKHRNDNYSGHLQTSQPEPETIESMMEEDVVDWPKPVFRKANLSLWFKNKQGSPYSAYKNLHGTWEVGQYQYSFDRIQSDPFAPPSNLRIRLPQDIAQFPPEFYSTRIHNIALCDYIARKAFEILDPAHKIHIVKPTQLVLERSSVVINNNFVELRLFANLPSHGRRISGKHASVVYCQTLPKVLNKILKFEHHNYNDIKTHVACIQDQEFLRGKLDDLGLVAFVKDGSILPRISGSSDEPLIADTLPFVSPESLRVEIDLPNAGKIIGMGLKKGVTIIVGGGYHGKTTLLEALQMGVYNKVPGDGREYTVISPKAVKIRSQDGRPVTRCNMSIFIDNLPNGKVGSDFSTKDASGSTSQAASIMESIELGADTLLLDEDISASNLLYRDDIMEKLVTSEPITQYINTIRPFYENLGVSTILISGSCGRFLQKAHTIIQMENYKPIDLTSKVKNSLLDSIIPVKDVELSQPTSQRTISPESFIRCRKIRHVGKDIITHNEDINLIDLEQLCEWTQTNTITNIIINLEQYYKRELNRLKDLLENIYKVLEGDTKALDLETGLCGLDKFTGFKTFPVGDMTMPRLFEVGAAINRMRSLVVSKIDNNEVN